A genomic region of Caulobacter sp. NIBR2454 contains the following coding sequences:
- the sdhA gene encoding succinate dehydrogenase flavoprotein subunit: MSAYKFIDHKFDVVVVGAGGSGLRAALGCAAAGLRTACVSKVFPTRSHTVAAQGGISASLGNMSQDDWRWHMYDTVKGSDWLGDQDAIEYLTRNAPAAVYELEHWGVPFSRTEEGKIYQRAFGGMTKNYGEAPIQRTCAAADRTGHAMLHTMYGQALAKDTEFFIEYFALDLIMDEGVCRGVTAWKLDDGTLHRFQAQMVILATGGYGRSYFSATSAHTCTGDGNAMVLRAGLPLQDMEFVQFHPTGIYGAGCLITEGARGEGGYLTNSEGERFMERYAPSVKDLAPRDMVSRAMTIEIREGRGVGPNKDHIFLHLDHLDPKILAERLPGISETAKVFAGVDVTKAPIPVLPTVHYNMGGIPTNYHGEVVTKAGKNPDQVIPGLMAVGEAACVSVHGANRLGSNSLIDLVVFGRAAGLRCAEILTPGAKQPELTEAHTAGHIARLDAFRNASGSTPTASLRLEMQKAMQEDAAVFRTGESLQSGVSRLAAVYAKKADIQVSDRGLVWNTDLMETLEFDNLVCQAVVTVNGALNRTESRGAHAREDCPDRDDKKWMKHTLAWLDQATGKVKIDYRPVHDYTMSEDIAYIPPKARVY; encoded by the coding sequence ATGTCGGCTTACAAATTCATCGATCACAAGTTCGACGTGGTGGTGGTCGGGGCCGGCGGCTCGGGCCTGCGCGCCGCGCTGGGCTGCGCCGCGGCCGGGCTTCGCACCGCCTGCGTCAGCAAGGTGTTCCCCACGCGCAGCCACACCGTGGCGGCCCAGGGCGGCATCTCGGCCTCGCTGGGAAACATGAGCCAGGATGACTGGCGCTGGCACATGTACGACACCGTCAAGGGGTCGGACTGGCTGGGCGACCAGGACGCCATCGAATACCTGACCCGCAATGCGCCGGCCGCCGTCTATGAGCTGGAGCACTGGGGCGTGCCGTTCTCGCGCACCGAGGAAGGCAAGATCTATCAGCGCGCCTTCGGCGGCATGACCAAGAACTATGGCGAGGCCCCGATCCAGCGCACCTGCGCGGCGGCGGACCGGACCGGTCACGCCATGCTGCACACGATGTACGGCCAGGCCCTGGCCAAGGACACCGAGTTCTTCATCGAGTACTTCGCCCTCGACCTGATCATGGACGAAGGCGTGTGCCGCGGCGTGACCGCGTGGAAGCTGGACGACGGCACCCTGCACCGCTTCCAGGCGCAGATGGTCATCCTGGCCACCGGCGGCTATGGCCGCTCGTACTTCTCGGCCACCTCGGCCCACACCTGCACCGGCGACGGCAACGCCATGGTGCTGCGCGCCGGCCTGCCGCTGCAGGACATGGAGTTCGTGCAGTTCCACCCCACCGGCATCTATGGCGCCGGCTGCCTGATCACCGAAGGCGCCCGCGGCGAGGGCGGCTATCTGACCAACTCCGAAGGCGAGCGCTTCATGGAGCGCTATGCGCCGTCCGTTAAGGACCTGGCGCCGCGCGACATGGTCAGCCGCGCCATGACCATCGAGATCCGTGAAGGGCGCGGGGTCGGTCCGAACAAGGACCACATCTTCCTGCACCTGGACCACCTGGACCCGAAGATCCTGGCCGAGCGCCTGCCCGGCATCTCCGAGACCGCCAAGGTGTTCGCCGGCGTCGACGTCACCAAGGCGCCGATCCCGGTCCTGCCGACCGTCCACTACAACATGGGCGGCATCCCCACGAACTATCACGGGGAAGTCGTCACCAAGGCCGGCAAGAACCCGGACCAGGTGATCCCGGGCCTGATGGCCGTGGGCGAAGCGGCCTGCGTGAGCGTCCATGGCGCCAACCGCCTGGGCTCCAACTCGCTGATCGACCTGGTGGTGTTCGGCCGCGCGGCCGGCCTGCGCTGCGCCGAAATCCTGACGCCGGGCGCCAAGCAGCCGGAACTGACGGAAGCCCACACCGCCGGCCACATCGCGCGCTTGGACGCCTTCCGCAACGCTTCGGGCTCGACCCCGACGGCGTCCCTGCGTCTGGAAATGCAGAAGGCCATGCAGGAGGACGCCGCGGTGTTCCGCACCGGCGAGAGCCTGCAGAGCGGCGTGTCGCGTCTGGCGGCGGTCTACGCCAAGAAGGCCGACATCCAGGTGTCCGACCGCGGTCTGGTCTGGAACACCGACCTGATGGAGACCCTGGAGTTCGACAACCTGGTCTGCCAGGCCGTGGTCACCGTCAACGGCGCCCTGAACCGCACCGAGAGCCGCGGCGCCCACGCCCGCGAGGACTGCCCGGACCGCGACGACAAGAAGTGGATGAAGCACACCCTGGCGTGGCTCGATCAGGCGACCGGCAAGGTCAAGATCGATTACCGGCCGGTCCACGACTACACGATGTCGGAAGACATCGCCTACATCCCGCCCAAGGCCCGGGTTTACTGA
- the zapE gene encoding cell division protein ZapE gives MSIRTAYQDRLAQGQIMPDAAQAAGIEALGRLETALDAAGEPGFRFFGRKPKSQKGVYLWGPVGRGKSMIMDLFFETAPTARKRRIHFHAFMAEVHADIDAWRKGDAAERKARFGQHKGDDPIAPTAERIASDARLLCFDELQVTDIADAMILGRLFEALFEHGVTLVATSNRPPDDLYKNGINRQLFVPFIDMLKARMDVVAVAGPTDFRLDRLRAARIWLSPITAQTRGEFDALWADMLDGDAETGATLEIMGRKLTLPRAAGGLLRAGFAELCDRPLGPQDYLAIAERFHTLFLEDLPTLRPEKRDAAKRFNTLVDALYEAGTKIVVLAEAEPEALYPAGDGAFEFERTVSRLQEMRSAGWLEKVRE, from the coding sequence ATGTCGATCCGCACCGCCTATCAGGACCGCCTCGCCCAGGGCCAGATCATGCCCGACGCGGCCCAGGCGGCGGGGATCGAGGCCCTCGGGCGGCTGGAGACCGCGCTGGACGCGGCGGGGGAGCCGGGATTCCGCTTCTTCGGCCGCAAGCCCAAGAGCCAGAAGGGCGTCTATCTCTGGGGCCCGGTGGGGCGCGGCAAGTCCATGATCATGGACCTGTTCTTCGAGACCGCGCCAACCGCCCGCAAGCGGCGCATCCACTTTCACGCCTTCATGGCGGAGGTTCACGCCGATATCGACGCCTGGCGCAAGGGCGACGCGGCGGAGCGCAAGGCGCGGTTCGGCCAGCACAAGGGGGACGATCCCATCGCCCCGACGGCGGAGCGGATCGCATCCGACGCGCGCCTGTTGTGCTTCGACGAACTTCAGGTCACCGACATCGCCGACGCCATGATCCTGGGCCGGCTGTTCGAGGCGCTGTTCGAGCATGGGGTGACCCTTGTGGCCACCTCCAATCGGCCGCCGGACGATCTGTACAAGAACGGCATCAACCGCCAGCTGTTCGTCCCCTTCATCGACATGCTGAAGGCCCGGATGGACGTGGTGGCGGTGGCGGGTCCGACGGATTTTCGCCTGGACCGGCTGCGGGCGGCGCGAATCTGGCTTTCGCCGATCACCGCCCAGACGCGGGGCGAGTTCGACGCCCTGTGGGCCGACATGCTGGACGGCGACGCCGAGACCGGCGCGACGCTGGAGATCATGGGCCGAAAGCTGACCCTGCCCCGCGCGGCGGGCGGCCTGTTGCGGGCCGGGTTCGCCGAGCTGTGCGACCGGCCGCTGGGGCCGCAGGATTACCTGGCGATCGCCGAGCGGTTCCACACCCTGTTCCTTGAAGATTTGCCGACCCTGCGCCCGGAGAAGCGGGACGCGGCCAAGCGGTTCAACACCCTGGTCGACGCCCTTTACGAGGCGGGGACCAAGATCGTCGTCCTGGCCGAGGCCGAACCGGAAGCCCTGTACCCGGCCGGCGATGGGGCGTTCGAGTTCGAGCGGACGGTGTCGCGCTTGCAGGAGATGCGCTCGGCGGGGTGGCTGGAGAAGGTGCGGGAGTAG
- a CDS encoding succinate dehydrogenase iron-sulfur subunit: MVELALPKNSKVQAGKHWPAPAGAKKVKTFKIYRYDPEAGGNPRWDTYDIDVEACGPMVLDALLYIKNTVDPTLAFRRSCREGVCGSCSMNIGGRNTLACTHGWEEVPGKAVQISPLPHLPVVKDLIPDLTLFYAQYASIEPWLHTDTPTPEKEWRQAPEDREKLDGLYECILCACCSTSCPSYWWNGEKYLGPAALLHAYRWLIDSRDESTGDRLDALEDPFKLYRCHTIMNCAQVCPKGLNPAKAIAEIKKMMVERVV; encoded by the coding sequence ATGGTCGAACTCGCGCTGCCTAAGAACTCCAAGGTCCAGGCCGGCAAGCACTGGCCCGCGCCGGCGGGAGCCAAGAAGGTCAAGACCTTCAAGATCTACCGCTATGATCCCGAGGCGGGCGGCAACCCGCGCTGGGACACCTACGACATCGATGTCGAGGCGTGCGGGCCCATGGTCCTGGACGCCCTGCTGTACATCAAGAACACCGTCGACCCGACGCTGGCCTTCCGCCGGTCGTGCCGCGAGGGCGTGTGCGGTTCCTGCTCGATGAACATCGGCGGGCGCAACACCCTGGCCTGCACCCACGGCTGGGAAGAGGTTCCCGGCAAGGCCGTGCAGATCAGCCCCCTGCCCCACCTGCCGGTGGTCAAGGACCTGATCCCCGACCTGACCCTGTTCTATGCGCAGTACGCCTCGATCGAGCCTTGGCTGCACACCGACACGCCGACCCCCGAAAAGGAATGGCGCCAGGCTCCGGAAGACCGTGAGAAGCTGGACGGCCTGTACGAGTGCATCCTGTGCGCCTGCTGCTCGACCTCGTGCCCCAGCTACTGGTGGAACGGCGAGAAGTACCTGGGTCCGGCCGCCCTGCTGCACGCCTATCGCTGGCTGATCGACAGCCGTGATGAATCCACGGGCGACCGTCTCGACGCCCTGGAAGATCCGTTCAAGCTGTATCGCTGCCATACGATCATGAACTGCGCCCAGGTTTGCCCCAAGGGTCTGAACCCCGCCAAGGCCATCGCCGAGATCAAGAAGATGATGGTGGAGCGGGTGGTCTGA
- the murU gene encoding N-acetylmuramate alpha-1-phosphate uridylyltransferase MurU gives MSGPKTAMVLAAGLGTRMRPLTNDRPKALVEVGGKALIDHMLDRLVAAGVETAVVNVHYFADLMEAHLARRDDLRIVISDERAQALETGGGIKKALPLLPTDAYWVANIDSVWIDDDSAALDAVAAAWDPARMDVCLLTASTTQSLGFHATGDLFLSEAGEVRFKDQGETAPLVYVGVHIAKPSVVANGPEGPFGLLPLWKDLTQTGRVHGVAPKGLWMHVGDPAAREAAEARLR, from the coding sequence ATGAGCGGCCCCAAAACGGCGATGGTTCTGGCGGCGGGTCTGGGCACACGCATGCGGCCGCTCACCAACGACCGGCCCAAGGCCCTGGTCGAGGTCGGCGGCAAGGCTCTGATCGACCACATGCTCGACCGTCTGGTCGCCGCCGGGGTCGAGACCGCCGTGGTCAACGTCCACTATTTCGCCGACCTGATGGAGGCGCACCTCGCGCGCCGGGACGACCTGCGCATCGTCATCTCCGACGAGCGGGCGCAGGCGCTGGAGACCGGGGGCGGGATCAAGAAGGCCCTGCCCCTGCTGCCCACCGACGCCTACTGGGTCGCCAATATCGACTCCGTCTGGATCGACGACGACAGCGCCGCGCTCGACGCCGTGGCCGCCGCCTGGGACCCGGCCCGCATGGACGTCTGCCTGCTGACCGCCTCGACCACCCAATCCCTGGGCTTCCACGCCACCGGCGACCTCTTTCTGTCCGAAGCCGGCGAGGTCCGCTTCAAGGATCAGGGAGAGACCGCACCGCTGGTCTATGTGGGCGTTCACATCGCCAAGCCCTCGGTGGTCGCCAATGGCCCCGAGGGTCCCTTTGGCCTGCTGCCGCTCTGGAAAGACCTGACCCAGACCGGCCGCGTCCACGGCGTCGCGCCCAAGGGCCTGTGGATGCACGTCGGCGACCCCGCCGCGCGGGAGGCGGCCGAGGCGCGCCTGCGGTGA
- the tsaE gene encoding tRNA (adenosine(37)-N6)-threonylcarbamoyltransferase complex ATPase subunit type 1 TsaE, which produces MASIERVLAQEADTARLGRTVAHALRKGEAICLSGPLGAGKSTLARALVRALTTPAEDVPSPTFTLVQFYDGPDFPIAHFDLYRLTSPDEAYEIGLDEALEDGAVVIEWPQRLDGALPADRLDIEITPEGEGRRARLTRHGAWRGRELEF; this is translated from the coding sequence ATGGCATCGATCGAACGCGTCCTGGCCCAAGAGGCCGACACCGCCCGCCTGGGCCGCACGGTGGCCCACGCCCTGCGAAAGGGCGAGGCGATCTGCCTTTCGGGTCCCCTGGGCGCTGGCAAGTCGACCCTGGCCCGGGCGCTCGTCCGCGCCTTGACCACGCCCGCCGAAGACGTGCCGTCCCCCACCTTCACCCTGGTGCAGTTCTACGACGGGCCCGACTTTCCGATCGCCCACTTTGACCTCTATCGCCTGACGTCGCCGGACGAGGCTTATGAGATCGGACTGGACGAGGCCCTGGAGGACGGGGCGGTGGTCATCGAATGGCCGCAGCGGCTGGACGGGGCGCTGCCCGCCGACCGACTCGATATAGAGATCACGCCCGAAGGCGAAGGCCGCCGTGCGCGGCTGACCCGCCATGGTGCGTGGAGAGGGCGCGAGCTTGAGTTCTGA
- the sdhC gene encoding succinate dehydrogenase, cytochrome b556 subunit: MTAPNGGLPERPMSPHLQVWRWHVTMACSILHRASIFALYFGALLLAGWAIALASGPDCYAHYMSLVGSPLGKLVLFGVTVMLFFNIAYNVRQTFWDLGYGFLPKTADMTGVVAITFGVVAAVVVWVIAGFTGALS, from the coding sequence ATGACCGCACCCAACGGGGGACTTCCCGAGCGCCCGATGTCGCCGCACCTGCAGGTGTGGCGCTGGCACGTGACCATGGCCTGCTCGATCCTGCACCGCGCGAGCATCTTCGCGCTGTATTTCGGCGCCCTGTTGCTGGCGGGCTGGGCCATCGCCCTGGCCTCTGGTCCGGACTGCTATGCGCACTACATGTCGCTGGTGGGTTCGCCCCTGGGCAAGCTGGTGCTGTTCGGCGTGACGGTCATGCTGTTCTTCAACATCGCCTACAACGTGCGCCAGACCTTCTGGGACCTGGGCTACGGCTTCCTGCCCAAGACCGCCGACATGACGGGCGTGGTCGCCATCACCTTCGGCGTGGTCGCCGCCGTGGTGGTCTGGGTCATCGCCGGCTTTACGGGAGCCCTGTCGTGA
- the sdhD gene encoding succinate dehydrogenase, hydrophobic membrane anchor protein, giving the protein MSKSASNFRTPRSRALGLGSAKHGVSHFIVERVSGLALIPLGLWGAFAALRLSGGDYEGAMAWVGQPVNAVLLCLLLVVGLIHLKNAMQVVVEDYIEGFGAKTALLLLNLFVSVLAGALGVFAIVKIALTGAL; this is encoded by the coding sequence GTGAGCAAATCCGCCTCGAACTTCCGCACGCCGCGTTCGCGGGCCCTGGGCCTGGGTTCGGCCAAGCACGGCGTCAGCCACTTCATCGTCGAGCGCGTCTCGGGCCTGGCCCTGATCCCGCTGGGTCTGTGGGGCGCCTTCGCGGCCCTGCGCCTGTCGGGCGGCGACTATGAGGGCGCGATGGCCTGGGTCGGCCAGCCGGTCAACGCCGTGCTGCTGTGCCTGCTGCTGGTGGTGGGCCTGATCCACCTGAAGAACGCCATGCAGGTGGTGGTCGAGGACTATATCGAGGGCTTCGGCGCCAAGACGGCGCTGCTGCTGCTCAACCTGTTCGTCAGCGTCCTTGCGGGCGCACTGGGTGTGTTCGCGATCGTCAAGATCGCGCTCACCGGAGCTCTCTAG
- a CDS encoding catalase: protein MAKSSKDGVAIGAGGETHQQVGSGGIKDRLTTNQGIPVSDNQNQLKAGARGPVLLEDFMLREKIFHFDHERIPERIVHARGSAAHGFFELYESLADITKADLFQRAGEKTPVFTRFSTVAGGAGSVDTPRDVRGFAVKFYTQEGNWDLVGNNIPVFFIQDAIKFPDLVHSVKMEADRGYPQAASAHDTFWDFISLMPESTHMIMWAMSDRTIPRSLRTMEGFGVHTFKLVNAKGETTFVKFHWKPKQGLQSTVWDEAVKIAGADPDFHRRDLFEAIDIGEFPEWELGIQAFDQAFADSLPFDVLDPTKIIPEEVLPIRMIGRMVLDRWPDNFFAETEQVAYCPANIVPGVDFSDDPLLQGRLFSYLDTQKSRLGSTNFHQIPINAPKCPVMNFQRDGMMQMLQPKGRANYEPNSLGEAGEVTGPRECPMTGFVTRPETEHGEKLRIRPESFADHYSQARLFFRSLDPAEQAHLASALVFELSKVGIAPIRTRMLGNLVNVDPELAQRVADGLNMPLPEASPTAAPVLDMDPSPALRIINGPRMADTLKGRSVGVLIADGTDAAALDRLVGQIDKAGGRPILIAPKIGGAKLSDGSLRPADGQLAGFPSVLVDAIAVVLSADGCAALLKEAAAVQFVMDAFGHLKAIGASDEAQPLLDKAGVEPDEGVTGLDAAFVKAAALRYFDREPKLRTLA, encoded by the coding sequence ATGGCCAAATCATCCAAGGACGGCGTCGCGATCGGCGCCGGCGGCGAAACCCATCAGCAGGTTGGAAGCGGGGGGATCAAGGACCGGCTGACGACCAATCAGGGCATCCCGGTCTCGGACAATCAGAACCAGCTCAAGGCCGGCGCCCGCGGACCGGTGCTGCTGGAAGACTTCATGCTTCGCGAGAAGATCTTCCATTTCGATCACGAGCGGATTCCGGAACGGATCGTCCATGCTCGCGGCTCGGCGGCGCACGGCTTCTTCGAGCTCTATGAATCCCTGGCCGACATCACCAAGGCCGACTTGTTCCAGCGGGCCGGTGAGAAGACGCCGGTCTTTACGCGCTTCTCCACCGTCGCGGGCGGCGCCGGTTCGGTGGACACGCCCCGCGACGTGCGGGGTTTCGCGGTCAAGTTCTATACCCAGGAAGGCAACTGGGACCTGGTGGGCAACAACATTCCAGTGTTCTTCATCCAGGACGCCATCAAGTTCCCGGACCTGGTCCACTCGGTGAAGATGGAGGCCGATCGCGGCTATCCGCAGGCGGCCTCGGCCCATGACACCTTCTGGGACTTCATCAGCCTGATGCCGGAATCGACCCACATGATCATGTGGGCCATGTCCGACCGCACCATCCCCCGCTCGCTGCGAACGATGGAAGGTTTTGGGGTCCATACCTTCAAGCTGGTCAACGCCAAGGGCGAGACGACCTTCGTCAAGTTCCACTGGAAGCCCAAGCAGGGCCTGCAATCGACGGTCTGGGACGAGGCGGTGAAGATCGCCGGCGCCGATCCAGACTTCCACCGCCGCGACCTGTTCGAAGCCATCGACATCGGCGAGTTCCCCGAATGGGAGCTGGGCATCCAGGCCTTCGACCAAGCCTTCGCCGACAGCCTGCCGTTCGACGTGCTCGATCCCACCAAGATCATCCCCGAAGAGGTCCTGCCCATCCGCATGATCGGGCGCATGGTCCTGGACCGTTGGCCCGATAACTTCTTCGCCGAGACCGAACAGGTGGCCTACTGCCCGGCCAACATCGTGCCGGGCGTCGACTTCAGCGACGACCCGCTGCTGCAGGGACGCCTGTTCAGCTATCTCGACACCCAGAAGAGCCGGCTGGGTAGCACCAACTTCCATCAAATCCCGATCAACGCGCCCAAATGCCCGGTGATGAACTTCCAGCGCGACGGCATGATGCAGATGCTGCAGCCCAAGGGCCGGGCCAACTACGAGCCCAACAGCCTGGGTGAGGCCGGCGAGGTCACCGGCCCCCGCGAATGCCCGATGACCGGCTTCGTCACCCGGCCCGAGACGGAGCATGGCGAGAAGCTGCGTATCCGGCCCGAAAGCTTCGCCGATCACTATAGCCAGGCGCGGCTGTTCTTCCGGTCGCTCGATCCAGCGGAACAGGCGCACCTGGCGTCCGCCCTGGTGTTCGAGCTGTCCAAGGTCGGCATCGCCCCGATCCGCACCCGGATGCTGGGCAATCTGGTCAATGTCGATCCGGAACTGGCCCAGCGGGTGGCCGATGGCCTGAACATGCCGCTGCCCGAGGCCTCGCCGACGGCGGCGCCGGTGCTGGACATGGACCCGTCTCCCGCCCTGCGGATCATCAATGGTCCGCGCATGGCCGATACGCTCAAGGGCCGTTCGGTGGGCGTGCTGATCGCCGACGGCACGGACGCCGCCGCGCTCGACAGGCTGGTCGGTCAGATCGACAAGGCCGGCGGCCGGCCGATCCTGATCGCGCCGAAGATCGGCGGCGCCAAGCTGTCGGATGGCTCGCTGCGGCCGGCCGACGGTCAGCTGGCCGGTTTCCCATCGGTGCTGGTGGACGCCATCGCGGTGGTCTTGTCGGCGGACGGCTGCGCGGCGCTGCTGAAGGAAGCGGCGGCGGTGCAGTTCGTGATGGACGCCTTCGGCCACCTGAAGGCCATCGGCGCCAGCGATGAGGCCCAGCCCCTACTCGACAAGGCCGGCGTCGAGCCGGACGAGGGCGTGACGGGACTGGATGCGGCCTTCGTGAAGGCGGCGGCGCTTCGCTACTTCGATCGCGAACCCAAGCTGCGCACCCTGGCCTGA
- the amgK gene encoding N-acetylmuramate/N-acetylglucosamine kinase AmgK — protein MSSDRSAAKAAFLDANGFGDVRREPLSGDASTRAYERLHRPDGTTLIFMDQPPKTETPACPPNATRQERLALGFNAAYRLAAGRVDAFVACARHLKSLGLSAPTVHAFDVGLGLAVLEDLGDGLYAAEIAAGANEVELYDAAVDALLVLHAAPPPAALSFGDGEWPLLTYDDLALKMAQDLLVEWLPKLRTELSFDDQAIADWDALWSPIRQRAEAGASVFCHRDYHAENLLWLPAREGAARVGLIDFQDAVKAHPAWDFSMLLHDARRQVTPDLEERCLSRYLTARPDIDAAQFRADFAALGALNTCRIIGIFARLVIRDGKPRYEQFLPRLWGYLDRTLAEPSMAPLKTWLDANVPLEARR, from the coding sequence TTGAGTTCTGATCGCAGCGCGGCCAAGGCCGCCTTCCTGGACGCCAACGGCTTCGGGGATGTCCGTCGCGAGCCTTTGAGCGGCGACGCCTCCACCCGTGCCTATGAGCGGCTGCATCGGCCCGACGGGACGACCCTGATCTTCATGGATCAGCCACCCAAGACCGAGACCCCGGCCTGTCCCCCGAACGCAACTCGCCAAGAGCGCCTGGCGCTCGGCTTCAACGCCGCCTATCGCCTGGCCGCCGGCCGCGTTGACGCCTTCGTGGCCTGCGCCCGACACCTCAAGTCGCTGGGCCTGTCCGCCCCAACCGTCCACGCCTTCGACGTGGGCCTTGGCCTCGCCGTTCTGGAGGACCTGGGCGACGGTCTCTACGCCGCCGAGATCGCCGCGGGCGCCAACGAGGTCGAGCTCTACGACGCGGCGGTGGACGCCCTGCTCGTTCTGCACGCCGCCCCGCCGCCCGCCGCCCTGTCCTTCGGAGACGGCGAGTGGCCCCTGCTGACCTATGACGACCTGGCCCTGAAGATGGCCCAGGACCTGCTGGTCGAGTGGCTGCCGAAGCTGCGAACGGAGCTGTCCTTCGACGACCAGGCGATCGCCGACTGGGACGCCCTCTGGTCGCCGATCCGTCAGCGGGCCGAGGCTGGCGCGTCGGTCTTCTGCCACCGCGACTATCACGCAGAGAACCTGCTCTGGCTGCCGGCCCGCGAAGGCGCTGCTCGCGTCGGGCTGATCGACTTCCAGGACGCGGTGAAGGCCCATCCGGCCTGGGACTTCTCCATGCTGCTGCACGACGCTCGCCGCCAGGTGACGCCGGACCTGGAGGAGCGCTGCCTGTCGCGCTACCTCACCGCCCGTCCCGACATCGACGCCGCCCAATTCCGCGCCGACTTCGCGGCCCTGGGCGCCCTGAACACCTGCCGCATCATCGGCATCTTCGCCCGGCTCGTGATCCGCGACGGCAAGCCCCGCTACGAACAGTTCCTGCCCCGCCTGTGGGGCTATCTGGACCGCACCCTGGCCGAGCCATCCATGGCCCCGCTGAAGACCTGGCTCGACGCCAACGTGCCGCTCGAGGCTCGCCGATGA